One Anolis carolinensis isolate JA03-04 chromosome 4, rAnoCar3.1.pri, whole genome shotgun sequence DNA window includes the following coding sequences:
- the LOC103278490 gene encoding mas-related G-protein coupled receptor member A2-like, whose amino-acid sequence MADSNLSLRTLPNPEMWYNGTEKEAVLPSVVIFLTTIMALSTSLLGFVGNGVVFWLLGFCIKRNPFTTYVLNLAIADFGVVTAIVAINTIWLAQLLTYVDMHHFSIIFFNTLFRFMFSTSQCLLSLISIDRCVCVFFPFWHRCHRPPYLSPTLCAVIWIFNFLFLFSDIVLPIIIQNDNLSYYLFFLNTVVCTSLMTICTVALLIKICIISPQYKRGKLLTVILLTLLFFLFFTFPMNAIQYFSDDVPLLNDPYYYEYAFLGAYINSTVNPLIYFLIGKEKRDRSGEKVKKILARLFTENENDTEEMKTSVQTQL is encoded by the coding sequence ATGGCTGATTCCAACCTGTCCCTGAGGACTCTGCCCAATCCTGAAATGTGGTATAATGGAACAGAAAAAGAGGCAGTGTTACCAAGTGTAGTGATATTTCTGACAACCATCATGGCTCTTTCTACCAGCCTTTTGGGATTTGTAGGGAACGGGGTTGTCTTCTGGCTTCTTGGCTTCTGCATTAAGAGAAATCCTTTCACTACCTATGTCTTGAACCTAGCCATAGCTGATTTTGGTGTGGTCACAGCTATTGTTGCTATAAATACAATTTGGCTTGCACAATTACTCACCTATGTAGACATGCATCACTTCTCAATAATATTCTTTAACACTCTCTTTCGATTCATGTTCAGCACTAGTCAGTGTCTACTGTCGCTCATCAGCATTGACAGGTGTGTTTGTGTCTTCTTTCCATTTTGGCATCGATGCCACCGACCACCATATCTGTCCCCCACTCTGTGTGCTGTAATATGGATTTtcaactttctttttttgtttagcGATATAGTCCTTCCAATAATCATTCAAAATGATAACCTCTCGTACTATCTATTCTTCCTGAATACAGTGGTTTGCACATCACTTATGACCATCTGCACTGTAGCGCTACTAATTAAAATCTGCATAATATCCCCTCAATACAAGCGGGGGAAGCTTCTAACAGTCATCTTGctcacccttctcttcttcctcttctttacgTTTCCAATGAATGCTATTCAATACTTCTCAGATGATGTCCCTCTTTTAAATGATCCCTATTACTATGAATATGCTTTCCTTGGTGCCTATATAAACAGTACTGTTAACCCCCTCATCTATTTTTTGAttgggaaagagaagagggacCGATCTGGGGAGAAAGTAAAGAAAATACTAGCCAGACTTTTCACAGAGAATGAAAATGATACGGAAGAAATGAAAACCTCAGTCCAAACCCAATTGTGA
- the LOC134298770 gene encoding mas-related G-protein coupled receptor member A1-like encodes MTKFSKSLYSSVNISLEYNVTENIMDYNEYTFLYYDDNTFPENWNNDIVSIIMLLICLPGLVGNGIVIWLLGFRIKRTPFTTYILNLSIADFAVLNNEVIRDIFSLFSLFNPNFLSDYFSFFYYAIFAFTFTASQYLMSIISIDRCVCLFFPLWHRCHRPTHLSTALCVIVWIFSFLTTAISHTLSLNGYDHIVYIQLILNAVVCMPIMCVSTIAIFMKFCLRPPQKKKGKLLRTIWLTLLFFLLFSFPFNIIHVFSIPCDHYCFLYEYSYMCVSVNSAINPMSYYLVGRDKGGRSNNQINKVLQKLFKEEEDYCRGNSGNLK; translated from the coding sequence ATGACAAAATTCAGCAAGTCACTCTACTCTTCGGTGAATATTTCTTTGGAATATAATGTAACTGAGAATATAATGGATTATAATGAATACACATTCCTATATTATGATGATAATACATTCCCAGAAAACTGGAATAATGATATCGTAAGCATCATCATGCTTCTCATCTGCCTTCCTGGACTTGTGGGGAATGGAATTGTCATTTGGCTTCTTGGCTTCCGCATTAAAAGGACTCCCTTCACCACATACATTTTGAACCTTTCCATTGCAGATTTTGCTGTGCTCAATAATGAAGTTATTAGAGATATATTTTCCCTTTTTAGCTTGTTTAATCCTAACTTTTTGTCTGATTACTTCAGTTTCTTCTACTATGCCATCTTTGCGTTCACATTCACTGCTAGTCAGTACCTCATGTCAATCATCAGCATTGACAGGTGTGTGTGTCTCTTCTTCCCACTCTGGCATCGATGCCACCGGCCAACACATTTATCCACTGCCTTGTGTGTCATTGTCTGGATCTTCAGCTTCTTAACTACTGctataagtcacactctctcattaAATGGGTATGATCACATAGTGTATATACAGTTGATCTTGAATGCTGTGGTTTGCATGCCCATCATGTGTGTGTCCACTATAGCCATATTTATGAAATTCTGCTTAAGACCAccacaaaagaagaaaggaaaactgtTAAGAACCATTTGGCTTacacttctcttctttctcctcttttcttttccatttaataTCATTCACGTTTTTTCAATACCCTGTGATCATTATTGTTTTTTGTATGAATATAGTTACATGTGTGTCTCTGTAAACAGTGCTATTAACCCCATGAGCTATTATTTGGTGGGAAGAGATAAAGGGGGAAGATCCAACAACCAAATCAATAAAGTGTTGCAGAAACTTTTCAAGGAAGAGGAAGACTATTGCAGAGGGAATTCAGGAAATTTGAAATGA
- the LOC134298603 gene encoding mas-related G-protein coupled receptor member H-like produces MADSNLSLRTLPNPEMWYNGSENEAVLPSVVIFLTTIMALSTSLLGFVGNGVVFWLLGFCIKRNPFNTYVLNLAIADFGVVTAIVAINTIWLAQLLTYVDMHQFSIIFFNTLFRFMFSTSQCLLSLISIDSFLTTAISLTLLLNGYDHMLYIRFILNAVVCLPIMCVSTLAIFIKFCLRPPQKKKGKLLRTIWLTLFFFLLFAFPFNVIHVMALFNHQYLFYIYGFISVSVNSAINPMIYYLVGRDKRERSSKQINKVLEKLFKEEEDCCRGNQEI; encoded by the exons ATGGCTGATTCCAACCTGTCCCTGAGGACTCTGCCCAATCCTGAAATGTGGTATAATGGATCAGAAAATGAGGCAGTGTTACCAAGTGTAGTGATATTTCTGACAACCATCATGGCTCTTTCTACCAGCCTTTTGGGATTTGTAGGGAATGGGGTTGTCTTCTGGCTTCTTGGCTTCTGCATTAAGAGAAATCCTTTCAATACCTATGTCTTGAACCTAGCCATAGCTGATTTTGGTGTGGTCACAGCTATTGTTGCTATAAATACAATTTGGCTTGCACAATTACTCACCTATGTAGACATGCATCAATTCTCAATAATATTCTTTAACACTCTCTTTCGATTCATGTTCAGCACTAGTCAGTGTCTACTGTCGCTCATCAGCATTGACAG CTTCTTAACTACTGCTATAAGTCTCACTCTCTTATTAAATGGGTATGATCACATGCTGTATATACGGTTTATCTTGAATGCTGTGGTTTGCCTGCCCATCATGTGTGTGTCCACTTTAGCCATTTTTATTAAATTCTGCTTAAGACCAccacaaaagaagaaaggaaaactgtTAAGAACCATTTGGCttactcttttcttcttcctcctctttgcttTTCCATTTAATGTCATTCATGTTATGGCTCTATTTAATCATCAATACCTCTTCTATATATATGGCTTCATAAGTGTCTCTGTAAACAGTGCCATTAACCCCATGATTTATTATTTGGTGGGAAGAGATAAAAGAGAGAGATCTAGCAAGCAAATCAATAAAGTGCTGGAGAAACTTTTCAAGGAAGAGGAAGACTGTTGTAGAGGGAATCAGGAAATCTGA